A genomic region of Amphiura filiformis chromosome 6, Afil_fr2py, whole genome shotgun sequence contains the following coding sequences:
- the LOC140155049 gene encoding uncharacterized protein, with protein sequence MNTSKHHRKTQAIMARRTVKVVPVGAWVELGAGIDIRHHDAIISAHEEEERIQERQLQKQAKLERFQRDVRQRVQRLQQQKRKQQLQESFQAVELERNVIQQSSRAAEQATSKRNHCLYRNKDLSIKQQEDAFSSDAESEKEEKNAEHMRDHSHQIFQMVRSAKHNLAAKQLIPEKTMVPGGQWGASFTRDKQTQDTTTSQDHTGASWKSNSRIPQQPIDDIGSYGDSEDPARQLHTTESILQTGGMSPPKTITINPNLGAHESRHSYPINHECEEGSTSGRVDDGSGDRIKVVTFNPVDDVVSGEHLVKKSVRQRPLSHVPKQRTVPDVMPGVQEEEHKRQIKNQYSMYRRLFMDIEREQVRENIRKKAHQKKINSLKKQKEQERQEVESTVSHAMEARHPLTGETELEAHEKEQQEERYIEEMVVKQKQQQQKNKETQRYIKALRAMMREKMEKQRITMPPLCACGPTIWDSNPDTCANNCIFYKNPKAYAKALSSLLMSCQVD encoded by the exons ATGAATACAAGTAAACATCACAGGAAAACGCAGGCTATAATGGCCAGGAGAACAGTGAAAGTAGTTCCTGTAGGAGCTTGGGTTGAACTTGGTGCTGGTATTGACATCCGGCATCATGATGCaatt ATATCAGCCCATGAGGAAGAAGAAAGGATACAGGAACGACAGCTTCAAAAACAAGCTAAATTAGAAAGATTTCAACGAGATGTTCGACAGAGAGTCCAAAGACTGCAGCAACAGAAGAGGAAGCAACAGCTGCAGGAATCTTTTCAAGCG GTAGAATTGGAGAGAAATGTGATCCAACAGAGCTCTCGTGCTGCAGAGCAGGCTACTTCAAAGAGAAACCACTGTTTATATCGCAACAAAGACCTTTCCATCAAGCAGCAAGAGGATGCATTCTCATCTGATGCAGAATcagagaaagaagagaagaatGCTGAACATATGAGAGATCACTCACATCAAATCTTCCAAATGGTCCGATCAGCAAAACACAACCTTGCTGCCAAACAGCTCATCCCAGAAAAG ACTATGGTTCCAGGAGGACAGTGGGGTGCAAGCTTCACAAGGGATAAACAG ACACAAGACACAACCACATCACAAGATCATACAGGTGCTAGTTGGAAGAGCAATTCCAGAATACCCCAACAACCCATAGATGACATAGGCAGCTATGGAGACAGTGAGGATCCAGCAAGACAACTTCACACCACTGAATCCATATTACAAACTGGTGGCATGTCTCCTCCTAAAACCATTACTATCAACCCAAACTTAGGAGCACATGAATCAAGACATTCTTATCCCATAAATCATGAGTGTGAAGAAGGTAGCACGAGTGGTAGAGTTGATGATGGAAGTGGTGATAGGATAAAGGTAGTGACTTTTAATCCAGTTGATGATGTAGTGTCTGGGGAGCATTTGGTGAAGAAAAGTGTGAGACAAAGGCCTTTGTCTCATGTTCCTAAACAAAGAACTGTGCCAGATGTGATGCCAGGTGTACAAGAAGAAGAACACAAAAGACAG ATCAAAAATCAGTATTCCATGTACAGAAGATTATTTATGGATATAGAAAGGGAGCAAGTGAGAGAGAACATCAGGAAGAAGGCACATCAAAAGAAAATCAACAG TTTGAAAAAACAGAAAGAACAAGAAAGACAAGAAGTTGAAAGCACTGTGAGTCATGCCATGGAAGCTCGTCACCCATTGACAGGAGAGACGGAGCTGGAGGCTCATGAAAAGGAGCAACAGGAGGAAAGATATATTGAAGAGATGGTTGTGAAACAAAAGCAGCAACAacagaaaaataaagaaacacagaG GTATATTAAAGCCTTGCGTGCAATGATGAGGGAAAAAATGGAGAAACAAAGAATAACAATGCCTCCGCTTTGTGCTTGTGGGCCAACGATATGGGACAGCAATCCTGACACCTGTGCTAATAActgtattttttataaaaatcctAAAG CTTACGCCAAAGCGCTGTCATCGCTACTGATGTCTTGTCAAGTAGACTAA